A window of Rhododendron vialii isolate Sample 1 chromosome 13a, ASM3025357v1 contains these coding sequences:
- the LOC131314125 gene encoding AP2/ERF and B3 domain-containing transcription factor At1g50680-like, protein MVVGIGTCGLRPVDYHLANPDYGTVGFIFRIFRGWIYWMKPEYGYHFSRLVGYHSLLVMRYLLGDFFTHGYIRILVNRLLRRSICQKLQVQTMKDETVSMVVDDKKSEIAVGFDWSSTKHTRQRIHDRKHQRINKGTELPLKFKGVVPQPNGHWGAQIYANHLRIWLGTFKLETEAAMAYDSASIKLRTGDNYRNFPWTNMTVHEPKFQDLHSTEVILNMIRDGSYPSKLEDFLRSQKGESEIGVNLIKVQGHVGVSCKLLFQKELTPSDVGKLNRLVVPKKYAVKFFPPMSEDTEENTGSGKVDEVHLFLYDRMMRLWKFRYCYWKSSQSFVFTRGWNRFVKEKGLKANDLIGFYVCEGQEPVKERQSFFVIDIGHTEGSRNGTVDEGIISQNADIQVDLSLKLGPNVNVNLELVKDEKEECERHKLVLSGLGLASKRKRSVRLFGIELN, encoded by the exons ATGGTCGTCGGTATCGGCACTTGTGGTTTAAGACCGGTGGATTATCATCTTGCGAACCCTGATTATGGCACTGTTGGATTTATCTTCCGGATATTCCGGGGGTGGATTTATTGGATGAAACCGGAGTATGGGTATCATTTCTCGCGGTTggttggttatcattcgctccTTGTGATG AGGTATCTACTGGGTGATTTTTTCACTCACGGATACATtcgtatcctggtaaatcggttgcttcggcgatcaatttgccagaagcTGCAG GTACAGACCATGAAAGACGAGACGGTAAGTATGGTTGTGGATGATAAAAAGAGTGAAATCGCAGTCGGTTTCGATTGGAGTAGCACCAAACACACCAGACAAAGAATCCATGATAGAAAGCATCAACGAATTAACAAAGGAACCGAATTACCACTGAAATTCAAAGGGGTTGTTCCACAGCCAAACGGGCATTGGGGAGCGCAAATCTACGCAAATCACCTGAGGATTTGGTTAGGGACCTTCAAATTAGAGACTGAAGCCGCAATGGCGTACGATAGTGCTTCCATCAAACTTCGTACCGGAGACAACTACAGAAACTTTCCATGGACCAACATGACAGTTCATGAGCCTAAATTCCAGGACCTTCATAGTACAGAAGTGATTTTGAACATGATAAGGGATGGATCATATCCATCAAAACTTGAAGACTTTCTGAGGAGCCAAAAGGGGGAAAGTGAAATAGGTGTCAACCTAATCAAGGTCCAAGGGCATGTTGGTGTTTCTTGtaaacttcttttccaaaaagaattgaCACCAAGTGATGTGGGCAAACTTAATAGGCTTGTCGTCCCAAAGAAATATGCGGTCAAGTTCTTTCCTCCTATGTCGGAGGACACGGAAGAAAATACGGGCAGTGGGAAGGTGGATGAGGTACATCTCTTCTTATACGACAGGATGATGAGGCTATGGAAATTCCGGTACTGTTACTGGAAGAGTAGCCAGAGTTTTGTTTTCACAAGGGGTTGGAATCGATTCGTGAAGGAAAAGGGGTTAAAGGCCAACGACCTCATTGGTTTCTACGTATGCGAAGGTCAAGAACCAGTGAAAGAACGGCAATCCTTCTTTGTTATCGATATAGGTCACACTGAGGGATCAAGAAACGGTACGGTGGATGAAGGGATTATAAGCCAGAATGCGGATATACAAGTGGATTTAAGTCTGAAACTGGGACCAAATGTCAATGTCAACTTGGAGTTGGTTAAGGATGAGAAAGAAGAGTGTGAGCGTCATAAGTTGGTGCTTTCGGGACTGGGGTTAGCATCCAAGAGGAAGAGAAGTGTTAGACTTTTTGGTATTGAGCTCAAttga